In Spinacia oleracea cultivar Varoflay chromosome 5, BTI_SOV_V1, whole genome shotgun sequence, a single window of DNA contains:
- the LOC110777200 gene encoding ferredoxin C 1, chloroplastic has product MASLNFTTPSTLLTLPKQTQQPKLITKHHHQPFYPLPPPPQPPSRLICNGYKVVVEHDGVSTVLDVDPDETILSKALDAGLDTPNDCKLGVCMTCPAKLISGKVDQSEGMLSDDVVESGYALLCVAYPRSDCSIRTIPEEELLSLQLATAND; this is encoded by the coding sequence ATGGCAAGTCTAAATTTCACCACACCTTCAACACTCCTCACTCTCCCAAAACAAACACAACAACCCAAACTCATCACAAAACACCACCACCAACCATTCTACCCCTTACCACCACCACCGCAACCACCGTCTCGACTAATTTGTAACGGCTACAAAGTGGTGGTCGAGCACGACGGCGTGTCCACCGTCCTCGACGTCGACCCCGACGAAACCATCCTTTCAAAAGCCCTCGACGCCGGCCTCGACACCCCCAATGACTGTAAATTGGGTGTTTGTATGACTTGCCCTGCAAAGCTTATAAGTGGGAAGGTTGATCAAAGTGAAGGGATGCTTagtgatgatgttgttgaaagTGGGTATGCACTTTTGTGTGTTGCTTATCCACGTTCAGATTGTAGTATTAGAACTATTCCTGAAGAAGAGTTGTTATCTCTACAATTAGCCACTGCTAATGACTAA
- the LOC110775859 gene encoding uncharacterized protein: MGNQVSNYGSPATGKVILLDGSIQEFDNPLTVAELMLEYPQQMVVDLKSSTTQKRTTPLPADKTLEVNKVYLMVPLRRGKLAHLSPQEANQILIRVNAMLIRSKTMNSSLKFLPLIAKICPTASAGGENNYCKSAAYKKDVLGFEGGGELDDDDLVEKPDYLSRQVSGKSWKPSLDTIEEKKNEVKKGSNWVIVANKVGKRIHNKGLVWG, encoded by the coding sequence ATGGGCAATCAAGTCTCTAATTATGGCTCGCCGGCGACCGGAAAAGTGATCCTTCTAGATGGTTCTATCCAAGAATTTGACAACCCTTTAACGGTGGCTGAACTAATGTTGGAGTACCCACAACAAATGGTGGttgatctaaaatcatcaaCAACACAGAAAAGAACAACTCCTTTACCAGCTGATAAAACCCTAGAGGTTAACAAAGTTTACCTAATGGTTCCATTAAGGAGAGGTAAATTAGCTCATTTATCCCCTCAAGAGGCTAATCAAATTCTTATTAGGGTTAATGCAATGTTAATTAGGTCTAAAACAATGAATTCTTCATTGAAGTTTTTACCTCTTATTGCCAAGATTTGTCCTACGGCGAGTGCTGGTGGTGAGAATAATTATTGTAAGTCCGCTGCATATAAGAAAGATGTGTTAGGGTTCGAGGGCGGTGGTGagcttgatgatgatgatttggTTGAAAAACCGGATTATCTTAGTAGGCAAGTATCCGGGAAGAGTTGGAAGCCTAGTTTAGACACTATTGAAGAGAAGAAAAATGAGGTTAAGAAGGGGTCTAATTGGGTGATTGTTGCTAATAAGGTTGGTAAGAGGATTCATAATAAGGGCTTGGTTTGGGGTTAA